One stretch of Lacimicrobium alkaliphilum DNA includes these proteins:
- the atpB gene encoding F0F1 ATP synthase subunit A has product MAAGEELTLSSHIQHHLTNAKVCTTEAGVSFNKACSEAGFWTWHIDTLAWSVGLGILFLWLFRSTAKKSTTGVPGKFQCFVEMLVEFVADNVKDTYHGKSRLIAPLALTIFVWVFLLNLMDLVPVDILPWIAQQVGAQAFGMDPHDVYMKIVPTTDINMTAALALGVFILMIGYSIRIKGVTGFVKELTLHPFSTSNLPLQIVLIPFNLLLELIALVAKPFSLALRLFGNLYAGEMIFILIGAIGLMQLPLHFAWAVFHILVIVLQAFVFMMLTIVYLSMASSDNH; this is encoded by the coding sequence ATGGCTGCAGGTGAAGAACTGACCCTATCCAGTCATATTCAGCACCACCTTACCAACGCAAAAGTCTGTACTACCGAAGCCGGTGTCAGCTTTAACAAAGCGTGTAGTGAGGCAGGGTTCTGGACATGGCATATCGACACCCTGGCCTGGTCTGTTGGACTGGGTATTCTGTTTTTATGGCTGTTCCGTTCTACAGCAAAAAAATCCACCACAGGCGTGCCTGGCAAGTTCCAGTGTTTTGTGGAAATGCTGGTGGAATTTGTTGCTGATAACGTTAAAGATACCTATCACGGTAAGAGCAGACTGATTGCCCCTCTGGCGCTGACCATATTTGTGTGGGTATTTCTGCTTAACCTGATGGATCTGGTGCCGGTGGATATCCTGCCCTGGATTGCACAGCAAGTCGGTGCTCAAGCCTTTGGTATGGATCCCCATGATGTGTACATGAAGATTGTACCTACCACGGATATCAATATGACCGCGGCCCTGGCGCTGGGCGTCTTTATCCTGATGATCGGCTATTCCATACGTATTAAAGGGGTGACAGGCTTTGTTAAAGAACTGACGCTGCATCCTTTCAGTACCAGCAATCTGCCGCTGCAGATCGTATTGATTCCTTTCAACCTGCTACTCGAACTGATCGCTTTGGTTGCCAAGCCGTTTTCACTGGCACTGCGTTTGTTCGGCAACCTGTATGCCGGTGAAATGATATTTATCCTGATTGGCGCAATTGGCTTGATGCAGTTGCCCCTTCACTTTGCCTGGGCGGTTTTCCATATCCTGGTCATCGTGTTGCAGGCCTTTGTATTTATGATGCTGACCATCGTGTACTTAAGCATGGCCAGTTCGGATAATCACTGA
- the atpE gene encoding F0F1 ATP synthase subunit C, with the protein MEIAVAIKLIAVALLIGFGAIGTALGFGNMGGKFLEACARQPELAPSLQVKMFILAGLIDAVAMIGVGIAMYMLFAM; encoded by the coding sequence ATGGAAATCGCAGTTGCAATTAAACTTATCGCTGTAGCTTTGTTGATCGGTTTCGGTGCCATCGGTACTGCACTGGGCTTTGGTAACATGGGTGGTAAATTCCTTGAAGCCTGTGCCCGTCAACCTGAGCTGGCGCCTTCCCTGCAGGTGAAAATGTTCATCCTTGCTGGTCTGATCGACGCCGTAGCTATGATCGGTGTGGGTATCGCCATGTACATGTTGTTCGCAATGTAA
- the atpF gene encoding F0F1 ATP synthase subunit B, with the protein MNLNATLIGELIAFAVFVLFCMKFVWPPLMSAIEERQKKIADGLAASERADKDLQIAQEKAKEHLKEAKHQAADIIEQAKKRAAEIVESETQRANQEREKIVAGGQAEVEAERNRVKEELRQQVATLAIVGAERILARQIDAAAQSDIVEKLVAEL; encoded by the coding sequence GTGAATCTTAACGCCACTCTAATTGGAGAACTCATCGCTTTTGCCGTCTTCGTGCTGTTTTGCATGAAGTTTGTGTGGCCGCCTCTGATGTCGGCCATTGAAGAGCGTCAGAAAAAAATTGCTGACGGTCTGGCTGCTTCTGAGCGTGCAGATAAAGATCTGCAGATCGCCCAGGAAAAAGCGAAAGAGCATTTGAAAGAAGCGAAGCACCAGGCTGCTGATATTATCGAACAGGCCAAGAAACGCGCTGCTGAAATCGTTGAAAGCGAAACCCAGCGCGCTAACCAGGAACGCGAGAAAATCGTTGCTGGTGGTCAGGCCGAAGTCGAAGCAGAACGTAATCGTGTTAAGGAAGAACTGCGTCAGCAAGTTGCTACCTTAGCCATCGTTGGTGCAGAGAGAATCTTGGCGCGTCAGATTGATGCGGCGGCACAAAGTGACATAGTTGAAAAACTGGTCGCTGAACTTTAA
- the atpH gene encoding F0F1 ATP synthase subunit delta, whose protein sequence is MSELANIARPYAKAAFEYAVENKAIAQWQDMLGFVAAVAQNDSIKQALKSAMAANRLSQLFIEVCGEQLDPHGQNLIKVMAENGRLNTLPDVLVMFNQLKSDYEKEVAIDVTSATELSDKQIADLSASLEKRLARKVQLNCKVDPQLVAGMVIQAGDNVIDGSIRSKLTRLADALQA, encoded by the coding sequence ATGTCTGAACTGGCAAATATTGCTCGCCCCTATGCCAAAGCAGCGTTTGAGTATGCGGTAGAGAACAAGGCCATTGCCCAGTGGCAAGATATGCTGGGCTTTGTTGCTGCTGTAGCACAGAACGACTCAATCAAGCAGGCACTGAAAAGTGCTATGGCAGCCAACCGGCTGTCACAGCTGTTTATTGAGGTATGTGGCGAACAACTCGACCCGCACGGTCAGAACCTGATTAAGGTAATGGCTGAAAACGGACGCTTGAACACGCTCCCTGATGTATTGGTGATGTTTAATCAGCTCAAGTCTGACTATGAAAAAGAAGTGGCTATTGATGTGACTTCTGCCACAGAACTGAGCGACAAACAAATCGCTGATCTCAGCGCGTCTCTTGAAAAACGTCTTGCACGAAAAGTACAGCTGAATTGTAAGGTGGACCCACAGTTAGTGGCAGGCATGGTAATCCAGGCCGGCGACAATGTGATTGATGGTTCCATCCGCAGCAAATTGACCCGTCTAGCCGACGCGTTGCAAGCATAA
- the atpA gene encoding F0F1 ATP synthase subunit alpha: MQLNSTEIAELIKKRIEQFDVVTEERNEGTIVGVTDGIIRINGLADVMQGEMIALPGSRYAIALNLERDSVGAVVMGPYADLQEGVKVKSTGRILEVPVGEKLLGRVVNTLGAPIDGKGSIDADRYEPVEKIAPGVIERQSVDQPVQTGYKSIDAMIPVGRGQRELIIGDRQTGKTALAVDTIINQKDSGIKCVYVAVGQKASTIANVVRKLEEHGALDHTIIVAASASESAALQYLAPFSGCTMGEYFRDRGEDALIIYDDLSKQAVAYRQISLLLRRPPGREAYPGDVFYLHSRLLERAARVNADYVEKYTKGEVKGKTGSLTGLPIIETQAGDVSAFVPTNVISITDGQIFLETNLFNAGIRPAVNAGISVSRVGGAAQTKIVKKLGGGIRLALAQYRELAAFSQFASDLDDATRAQLEHGERVTELMKQKQYSPMSVAKMAVSLFSVEKGYLKDVELNKVLDFESALQSFMESEYADLMKTINDTGNYNDEIEASLNEAVKKFKETQTW; the protein is encoded by the coding sequence ATGCAACTGAATTCCACAGAAATTGCAGAACTGATCAAAAAACGTATTGAGCAGTTCGATGTTGTAACTGAAGAAAGAAACGAAGGTACTATTGTTGGTGTAACCGACGGTATCATTCGCATCAATGGTTTAGCCGACGTGATGCAGGGTGAGATGATCGCCCTGCCCGGCAGCCGTTATGCTATCGCCCTGAACCTGGAAAGAGACTCTGTCGGTGCCGTAGTTATGGGCCCGTATGCAGATTTGCAGGAAGGGGTTAAGGTTAAATCCACGGGCCGTATTCTTGAAGTACCGGTAGGTGAGAAGCTGCTCGGTCGCGTGGTGAACACCCTGGGTGCGCCTATCGACGGTAAAGGCTCTATTGATGCCGATCGCTACGAGCCGGTTGAAAAAATCGCGCCTGGTGTTATCGAGCGTCAGTCAGTCGATCAGCCTGTGCAGACAGGTTATAAGTCTATTGATGCCATGATCCCGGTTGGTCGTGGTCAGCGTGAGCTGATCATCGGTGACCGTCAGACCGGTAAAACAGCCCTGGCTGTAGATACCATCATCAACCAGAAAGATTCCGGTATTAAGTGTGTATACGTTGCTGTAGGCCAGAAAGCGTCTACTATCGCCAACGTGGTGCGCAAGCTGGAAGAGCATGGTGCCCTGGATCACACTATCATCGTTGCGGCATCAGCCTCAGAATCTGCTGCATTGCAGTATCTGGCACCGTTCTCCGGTTGTACTATGGGTGAATATTTCCGTGACCGTGGTGAAGATGCACTGATTATTTACGATGACCTGTCTAAACAGGCCGTAGCCTATCGTCAGATTTCACTGTTGTTGCGCCGTCCACCAGGCCGTGAAGCCTACCCCGGTGATGTATTCTATCTCCACTCCCGTTTGCTCGAGCGTGCAGCCCGTGTTAACGCTGACTATGTAGAGAAATACACTAAGGGTGAAGTGAAAGGTAAAACAGGGTCTCTGACCGGTTTGCCAATCATTGAAACCCAGGCCGGTGACGTATCTGCATTCGTACCTACCAACGTGATCTCCATCACAGATGGTCAGATCTTCCTGGAAACCAACCTGTTTAACGCCGGTATTCGTCCTGCGGTAAACGCCGGTATCTCGGTATCCCGGGTTGGTGGTGCAGCACAAACCAAAATCGTCAAGAAGCTGGGTGGCGGTATTCGTCTGGCCCTGGCTCAGTATCGTGAACTGGCGGCCTTCTCGCAGTTTGCCTCTGACCTTGATGATGCCACCCGTGCTCAGCTGGAACACGGAGAGCGGGTTACAGAGTTGATGAAACAGAAGCAGTATTCGCCTATGTCAGTGGCGAAGATGGCTGTTTCACTCTTCTCCGTTGAAAAAGGTTACCTGAAAGATGTCGAGCTGAATAAAGTCCTGGACTTTGAATCGGCCCTGCAATCTTTTATGGAAAGTGAATACGCTGATTTGATGAAGACCATCAATGACACAGGTAACTACAACGACGAAATCGAAGCGTCTCTGAACGAAGCAGTGAAAAAGTTCAAGGAAACGCAAACTTGGTAA
- the atpG gene encoding F0F1 ATP synthase subunit gamma: MSGGKEIKGKIGSIKNTQKITSAMEMVAASKMKKAQQRMASSRPYAQNMRSVIGRLANANLEYRHPYLEEREIKAVGYIVISTDRGLCGGLNTNEFKAVVKEAREWQGKDVKVHFSALGSKACSFFDRFGGKVMAAESGLGDNPSVSDVIGPVKVMLNAFDEGEIDRLYLVFNNFVNTMTQEPRIDQLLPLPKSDEDEYKHSWDYLYEPDPKPILDTLLVRFIESQVYQGVVENLASEQASRMVAMKAATDNAGNLIDDLQLVYNKARQAAITQEISEIVSGAAAV, translated from the coding sequence ATGTCCGGTGGTAAAGAGATAAAAGGCAAGATCGGGAGTATCAAAAATACTCAGAAGATCACCAGCGCAATGGAAATGGTTGCCGCGTCGAAAATGAAAAAGGCGCAGCAACGTATGGCTTCGAGCCGTCCTTATGCGCAGAACATGCGTAGCGTGATCGGTCGCTTAGCCAATGCCAACCTGGAATACCGCCATCCTTATCTGGAAGAAAGAGAGATAAAAGCCGTTGGCTATATCGTCATTTCAACAGACCGGGGCTTATGTGGCGGACTGAACACCAACGAATTCAAAGCGGTGGTTAAAGAAGCAAGAGAATGGCAGGGCAAGGATGTCAAAGTGCATTTTTCTGCGTTGGGATCAAAAGCCTGCAGCTTCTTTGACCGTTTTGGTGGAAAGGTAATGGCAGCTGAGTCTGGTCTGGGTGACAACCCCAGCGTCAGCGATGTTATTGGCCCGGTAAAGGTCATGCTGAACGCGTTTGATGAGGGTGAGATCGATCGTCTGTATCTGGTATTTAATAACTTCGTGAATACCATGACGCAGGAACCCAGAATCGATCAGTTACTTCCTTTGCCTAAGTCTGATGAAGATGAATATAAGCACAGCTGGGACTACCTGTACGAACCGGATCCAAAACCAATTTTGGATACTTTACTGGTTCGTTTCATAGAATCTCAGGTGTATCAGGGTGTGGTCGAAAATCTGGCCTCTGAGCAAGCCTCCCGAATGGTGGCAATGAAGGCAGCAACAGATAACGCCGGTAACCTGATCGATGATCTGCAACTGGTTTACAACAAAGCCAGACAAGCGGCAATTACACAGGAAATCAGTGAAATTGTCAGCGGCGCCGCAGCTGTGTAG
- the atpD gene encoding F0F1 ATP synthase subunit beta, giving the protein MSKGKVVQIIGAVVDIEFPQDSVPKVYNALKVTSGELEGLTLEVQQQLGGGVVRTIAMGTTDGLRRGLEVEDVGHAIEVPVGKATLGRIMDVLGNPIDEAGPIGEEEKWSIHREAPSYEEQSTAVELLETGIKVIDLICPFAKGGKVGLFGGAGVGKTVNMMELIRNIAIEHSGYSVFAGVGERTREGNDFYHEMNDSNVLDKVSLVYGQMNEPPGNRLRVALTGLTMAEKFRDEGRDVLFFVDNIYRYTLAGTEVSALLGRMPSAVGYQPTLAEEMGVLQERITSTKTGSITSIQAVYVPADDLTDPSPATTFAHLDATVVLSRDIASLGIYPAVDPLDSTSRQLDPLVIGQEHYDVARGVQSVLQRYKELKDIIAILGMDELSEEDKRAVSRARKIQRFLSQPFFVAEVFTGAPGKYVSLKDTISGFKGILDGEYDSLPEQAFYMVGSIEEAAEKAKGM; this is encoded by the coding sequence ATGAGTAAAGGTAAGGTCGTCCAGATTATAGGTGCCGTTGTGGATATCGAATTTCCACAGGATTCGGTACCTAAAGTCTATAACGCACTGAAAGTGACCTCCGGTGAACTGGAGGGGCTGACGCTGGAAGTTCAGCAGCAATTGGGTGGTGGTGTTGTACGTACCATTGCTATGGGTACCACAGACGGTCTGCGTCGTGGCCTGGAAGTTGAAGATGTCGGTCATGCGATTGAAGTCCCCGTGGGTAAAGCCACTCTGGGACGGATCATGGATGTATTGGGTAACCCAATCGACGAAGCTGGCCCCATTGGTGAAGAAGAAAAATGGTCTATTCACCGTGAAGCACCAAGCTACGAAGAACAGTCCACAGCCGTTGAGCTGCTTGAGACAGGTATCAAGGTAATTGACCTTATCTGTCCTTTCGCCAAGGGTGGTAAAGTGGGTTTGTTCGGTGGTGCCGGTGTAGGTAAAACCGTTAACATGATGGAGCTTATCCGTAATATTGCCATCGAGCACAGCGGTTACTCAGTGTTTGCCGGTGTGGGTGAGCGTACCCGTGAAGGTAACGACTTCTATCATGAGATGAACGACTCTAACGTTCTGGATAAAGTCTCACTGGTTTACGGTCAGATGAACGAGCCACCGGGCAACCGTCTGCGTGTGGCCCTGACCGGCCTGACTATGGCGGAGAAATTCCGTGATGAAGGCCGTGATGTATTGTTCTTCGTTGACAACATCTATCGTTATACCCTGGCCGGAACCGAAGTATCCGCATTGCTGGGTCGTATGCCTTCTGCGGTGGGTTACCAGCCTACTCTGGCTGAAGAAATGGGTGTGTTGCAGGAACGTATTACCTCAACCAAGACCGGTTCAATCACCTCGATTCAGGCCGTATACGTGCCTGCGGATGACCTGACTGACCCCAGCCCGGCAACCACCTTTGCTCACCTTGACGCAACGGTAGTATTGTCACGTGATATCGCTTCTCTGGGTATTTACCCGGCTGTTGACCCACTGGATTCGACTTCTCGTCAGTTGGATCCGCTGGTTATCGGACAGGAGCATTATGATGTGGCCCGTGGTGTGCAATCTGTATTGCAGCGCTATAAAGAACTGAAAGACATCATCGCCATACTGGGTATGGACGAATTGTCTGAAGAAGATAAGCGTGCGGTATCCCGTGCCCGTAAGATCCAGCGTTTCCTGTCTCAGCCTTTCTTTGTGGCTGAAGTCTTTACCGGTGCACCTGGTAAGTATGTGTCCCTGAAAGACACCATCAGCGGCTTTAAAGGGATTCTGGACGGTGAATACGATAGCCTGCCAGAGCAGGCGTTCTACATGGTCGGTTCGATCGAAGAAGCGGCCGAGAAAGCCAAGGGCATGTAA
- a CDS encoding F0F1 ATP synthase subunit epsilon: MAAMTVHLDVVSAEENLFSGRVETIQVTGSEGELGIYPGHAPLLTTLKPGMVRLVKQHGHEEFIYIAGGVLEVQPGTVTVMADVAVRADDLDEQAALEAKKRAEEHIANPSSDLNYAEAAAELAEAIAQLRLIKTLRRK, from the coding sequence ATGGCAGCTATGACTGTACATCTCGATGTGGTAAGTGCCGAGGAGAACCTGTTCTCCGGTCGGGTAGAAACCATCCAGGTTACCGGTAGCGAAGGTGAACTGGGTATTTACCCCGGCCATGCCCCGTTACTGACTACCCTGAAGCCAGGTATGGTAAGGCTGGTAAAACAGCATGGCCATGAAGAGTTTATCTACATCGCCGGTGGTGTACTCGAAGTACAGCCCGGTACTGTAACTGTGATGGCCGATGTGGCGGTAAGAGCGGATGACCTGGACGAACAGGCCGCACTGGAAGCCAAGAAACGTGCTGAAGAGCACATTGCTAATCCAAGCAGTGATCTTAACTATGCAGAAGCGGCGGCCGAACTGGCCGAGGCCATTGCCCAGTTAAGACTGATTAAGACTTTACGGCGCAAATAA
- a CDS encoding tRNA-uridine aminocarboxypropyltransferase produces MPSKRQYCQNCSYPQSVCLCHAIKPVANNIRVLILRHPSEARQAKNTVPLLQLSLASIDVINGEQEGDFKPIRDWCINNKEHVAVLYPNQNSQDLAETRLENRCSLSALLLIDGTWRKAYKIWRSNPWLQELNSFHLQDIPSIYQRQSRCANSLSTLEATAGALRLIDGTDTQALLDLLDARQRLLFSGIKNPAS; encoded by the coding sequence ATGCCGTCTAAAAGACAATACTGCCAAAACTGTAGTTATCCGCAATCAGTGTGTCTGTGCCACGCCATAAAGCCTGTAGCAAACAATATCAGAGTCTTAATTCTGCGCCATCCCAGTGAAGCCAGGCAGGCAAAGAACACCGTCCCCTTATTGCAATTATCATTAGCAAGCATTGACGTTATTAATGGTGAGCAGGAAGGCGATTTTAAGCCGATCAGGGATTGGTGCATCAACAACAAAGAACATGTTGCCGTGCTTTACCCTAATCAGAATAGCCAGGATCTGGCAGAGACCAGGCTAGAGAACAGATGTTCTCTTTCTGCTTTATTGCTGATTGATGGCACCTGGCGTAAGGCCTATAAAATCTGGCGGTCCAATCCCTGGCTACAGGAACTGAACAGCTTTCACCTGCAGGATATACCAAGTATCTATCAACGCCAGAGCCGGTGCGCAAACAGCCTGTCCACACTTGAAGCCACTGCCGGAGCATTAAGGCTAATTGACGGTACGGATACACAGGCCTTACTTGACCTGCTTGACGCTCGCCAGCGGTTATTATTTTCGGGCATAAAAAACCCCGCATCGTAG
- a CDS encoding MGMT family protein, translating into MNSSDKYKRIWKTVQQIPPGFVASYGQIADLAGLPGRARLVGKALGFVPKEMRVPWFRVLRSSGQLAFAPGSQSAQTQKGLLQEEGVVVINNRVRLKDFQWQPDLAELLFKLEY; encoded by the coding sequence ATTAACAGCAGCGACAAGTATAAAAGGATTTGGAAAACGGTGCAGCAGATCCCGCCGGGATTTGTAGCCAGCTATGGCCAGATCGCTGACTTGGCAGGTTTGCCAGGCCGTGCCCGTCTGGTGGGTAAGGCATTAGGTTTTGTGCCAAAGGAAATGCGGGTTCCCTGGTTCAGGGTGTTAAGGTCCAGTGGCCAATTGGCATTCGCACCCGGGAGCCAGTCTGCACAAACACAAAAGGGCCTGTTACAGGAGGAAGGAGTGGTGGTAATCAACAACAGGGTTCGCCTTAAAGACTTTCAGTGGCAGCCCGATTTAGCTGAGCTTTTATTTAAACTCGAATATTAA
- a CDS encoding nuclear transport factor 2 family protein has translation MKYLVTLALTTLLFILPLTANATEQQLLQRLDAFLYGASINDAEIHNDFWHSDLIYTSSAGTRFGKAELMQGVRETGPVEESAVSTWYGAEDVNIRIFDNVALLTFKLVGKTDELTEYYLNSGTFVRENGKWQAINWHATKAAD, from the coding sequence ATGAAATATCTGGTCACCCTGGCTTTGACTACCCTGCTGTTTATACTGCCATTAACAGCCAACGCCACAGAACAGCAGTTGCTGCAAAGACTCGATGCGTTTCTCTATGGTGCCAGTATCAACGATGCAGAGATTCACAACGACTTCTGGCACAGCGACCTTATTTACACCAGTTCTGCCGGCACCCGCTTTGGTAAGGCTGAGCTGATGCAGGGAGTGCGTGAGACCGGCCCGGTCGAGGAGTCTGCGGTCAGCACCTGGTACGGTGCAGAAGACGTGAATATCAGGATCTTTGATAACGTCGCCCTACTGACCTTTAAACTGGTTGGTAAAACCGATGAGCTTACTGAGTATTATCTGAATAGCGGTACTTTTGTCCGTGAGAACGGTAAGTGGCAAGCCATAAACTGGCATGCCACCAAAGCTGCTGATTGA
- a CDS encoding choice-of-anchor H family protein, with translation MKTILFITLMTLSIMTQAQSWHAESTEYQSQQKVDNTKPDKMQTSIGPQTKSAISRPQYHGTEEFWVYDAWVTLEGDQDHDGYYSDFTLNFDVDTYYTSAAVYAVLYLGVDDEFREYHSSSVFTIYDEDSDDAFEVNTTLVEGFVSEDYEILIEVYDADSNNLVAVYDGYTDSDLLYLPLESVDYEYTEPQVIVNSEGGTNSISTIIALLTLAGWRRIRSVN, from the coding sequence ATGAAAACCATTCTCTTTATTACCCTGATGACCCTCAGCATAATGACCCAGGCTCAGAGCTGGCACGCAGAATCCACAGAGTATCAATCACAACAAAAAGTCGATAACACCAAACCCGACAAGATGCAGACCTCCATTGGCCCACAAACAAAGTCAGCGATATCCAGACCCCAATATCATGGTACAGAAGAGTTCTGGGTTTATGATGCCTGGGTTACTCTGGAGGGGGATCAGGACCACGACGGCTACTACTCAGACTTCACACTCAATTTTGATGTGGATACTTATTACACTAGTGCAGCTGTCTATGCTGTGCTCTATCTTGGCGTTGATGATGAATTTCGCGAGTATCACAGTAGTTCAGTGTTCACCATATACGATGAGGATAGTGACGATGCCTTTGAGGTCAACACTACCCTGGTGGAAGGATTCGTCAGCGAGGACTACGAGATACTGATTGAGGTTTACGATGCCGACAGCAACAATCTGGTCGCGGTGTATGACGGATACACTGACAGTGATCTGCTTTATCTGCCTCTTGAAAGTGTTGATTACGAATATACCGAACCGCAGGTGATAGTAAATAGCGAAGGGGGTACAAACAGTATTTCAACGATAATCGCACTGCTGACCCTGGCTGGTTGGCGCAGGATAAGGTCCGTCAATTAA
- a CDS encoding helix-turn-helix domain-containing protein, with amino-acid sequence MKIYAHQEDYELITELLNSYYKDELTLGQMLRIMRKDLLEMTQFDYAKLVGISRRSLCDLEQDKSHPTAHNLNAVFAPFGLKTGLISASPLLGVYANIKKSKH; translated from the coding sequence GTGAAAATTTATGCCCATCAAGAAGACTACGAACTCATCACTGAACTGCTCAACAGCTACTACAAAGATGAACTGACACTGGGTCAGATGCTAAGAATAATGCGCAAAGATTTGCTCGAAATGACACAATTTGATTACGCTAAATTAGTGGGTATCAGCCGCCGATCTCTTTGTGATCTGGAGCAGGATAAAAGCCATCCCACTGCACATAACCTTAATGCTGTCTTCGCACCCTTTGGTCTCAAGACGGGTTTAATTTCAGCCAGTCCGTTGTTAGGAGTATACGCAAACATTAAAAAAAGTAAACACTAA
- a CDS encoding NUDIX domain-containing protein: MILLLYTQRYDDFSFAGDGLDEGVDPQRALVRELSEETGAKSVNIIAPFCKVTEYLPTWKKVWDLMFQTTYWYKCHIAEVLDQTNPEHYKIANGMSAEWVNIKEVIRHNQSIITRQPPTMGLTIERETLVL, translated from the coding sequence ATGATATTGCTTCTGTATACACAGCGGTATGATGATTTTAGTTTTGCCGGTGACGGTTTAGATGAGGGTGTAGATCCACAACGAGCGCTGGTGCGAGAATTGTCAGAAGAAACGGGTGCAAAAAGTGTGAATATTATTGCACCCTTTTGCAAGGTCACAGAATACCTTCCAACCTGGAAAAAGGTCTGGGATTTAATGTTTCAGACCACTTACTGGTATAAGTGTCATATTGCCGAAGTCTTAGACCAGACAAATCCGGAGCATTATAAGATAGCTAATGGTATGTCGGCCGAATGGGTTAATATCAAAGAAGTGATTCGTCATAATCAGAGTATTATAACTCGTCAGCCACCGACCATGGGCCTGACAATTGAGCGCGAAACGCTGGTACTGTAA